In a genomic window of Gloeothece verrucosa PCC 7822:
- a CDS encoding choice-of-anchor L domain-containing protein, whose amino-acid sequence MKKNYQVISSLILSLTGSLALVNLPVLAFDIVQNNNPNSLLNAFLSNDPNNYKGLSNFNINLIGDARAFGTFSDDPFGLGSAVALSTGRVTDLKGPNTVDGGFFPPSGADLSTDLGLPGVTGDSISMIVSFDVDKTVDQLYFQYVFGSEELLEYAGQYNDSFSLVLNGINYAKLSNGDAVTINNLAVSPLGPYSPDLIYNPVGTGPASSETKLDGYTKPLLYQAPLIQDARNYLIINIQDATDGQYDSGLFLKAGTLGTVCPIANCPDTGVSVPEPSLSPVSYLISMLSFIGLIIAKKTL is encoded by the coding sequence ATGAAAAAAAATTATCAAGTAATTTCTTCTTTAATTCTTTCTTTAACTGGAAGTTTAGCCTTGGTTAATTTACCGGTATTAGCATTTGATATTGTCCAAAATAATAATCCTAATAGCCTTCTTAATGCTTTCTTAAGCAACGATCCTAATAATTACAAAGGGTTAAGTAATTTTAATATTAATCTCATTGGTGATGCCAGAGCATTTGGAACCTTTAGCGACGATCCATTCGGTTTAGGGTCTGCCGTAGCGCTTAGTACAGGGCGTGTTACCGATTTAAAAGGTCCTAACACGGTAGATGGCGGTTTTTTCCCCCCCAGTGGGGCTGATCTCAGCACGGATTTAGGATTACCGGGTGTAACTGGTGATTCTATTAGTATGATTGTCAGTTTTGATGTGGATAAAACAGTAGATCAATTATATTTTCAATATGTTTTTGGTTCAGAAGAATTACTCGAATATGCTGGTCAATATAATGATTCTTTTAGCCTGGTTTTAAATGGCATTAACTATGCTAAATTAAGTAATGGTGATGCTGTGACTATTAATAACCTTGCTGTGAGTCCTTTAGGCCCTTATAGTCCTGATTTAATCTACAATCCCGTAGGAACTGGGCCTGCAAGTTCTGAGACAAAATTAGATGGCTACACGAAACCTTTATTGTATCAAGCTCCTCTCATTCAAGATGCAAGAAATTACCTAATTATTAATATTCAAGATGCCACAGATGGCCAATATGATTCTGGTTTATTCCTTAAAGCAGGGACTTTAGGAACTGTGTGCCCCATTGCCAATTGTCCGGATACAGGAGTATCAGTACCAGAACCGAGTTTATCTCCTGTTTCTTATCTAATTTCGATGTTAAGTTTTATAGGATTAATAATAGCCAAAAAAACTTTATAG